From one Triticum urartu cultivar G1812 chromosome 3, Tu2.1, whole genome shotgun sequence genomic stretch:
- the LOC125543426 gene encoding putative E3 ubiquitin-protein ligase LIN-1 isoform X3, whose amino-acid sequence MWAEAEGDMYPRQGSIKGRREMMRPPSLYPQRVAPHLIVQQQKKQPPQVGRGSPASRLRAGYSPATASDESTEDSSSEIYTGKQEKPASSPLSKPRRAQPRADDGARPSPEPSRSPMGGDAELSRHQQQAATTPKDFVCPITSQVFDDPVTLETGQTYERRAIQEWLDRGNATCPITRQHLHGGSLPKTNYVLKRLIAGWREQSPPATPITPPTPATPAVPRTPATARMESPAPAFKINSPSPDATGSQASAPSPTSVIVQATVESAVGELRAAVSCLCTSEELAESEKSVLRIERLWREAGAAEQAFFSALAKPAVINGFVEILFNSVSAQVLQVAVFLLAELASRDDGVVQTLTRVDTDVDCLVALFKKGLVEAVVLIFLLSPSVEQLVEMDMGEALVATIRRADEADALNMCVKPKSASVILLSQILTESGVSRESTPPVPRSSLVSERFVRSTALVLEAEQVEVRVAAMRILMRCIGEDGHCRSSIVEKLAVNAVLDAFHVVGDADKFEIVRFLSELLKLKRRSAAERVLRAIKEGSSFSMMHTLLVYLQSTTPEQSPVVAGLLLQLDLLVEPRKISMYREEAMDSLVQCLKNSDFPRSQLLAAETIMNLPGKFSSSGRPLARSALLKLARVKERYRQSQELSVVRGTDGAEDDAAGEEKAASEWERKTAYALVSHEFGLVLEALSECLESKNAELFAASLVCAAWLVHMLSLLPDTGVLGAARVCLLRQLVLVLRSAKHGSDRALAMVALRSFMNDREGMQDITTYIKDVLRTLRELKKSSGLAFEMLKLLSDGQESSIDMWNHKELNNADCSSNGEVTSIVYYKSYIFSGHSDGTLKVWEGSENILRLVQESQEHAKAITSLSILPSEEKLYSGSMDRTIRVWQFRDGLRCAEVYDTRDPVQNLAVASAMACFVPQGAGVKTLSWNGGTPKVLNPSKSVRSMALVHGKLFCGCNDGSIQEIDLASGTLGVIQPGNKRILGKSNPVYSLQVHDGLLYTGSTPLDGASVKIWNSSNYNLVGSIPSAAEVRSLVVSADLVYLGSRNGAVEIWSREKLIKIGALQAGGAGCRVQCMAVDADGDVLVVGTSDGKIQAWGLT is encoded by the exons ATGTGGGCGGAGGCGGAGGGCGACATGTACCCGCGGCAGGGCAGCATCAAGGGCCGGAGGGAAATGATGAGGCCGCCGAGCCTGTACCCGCAGCGCGTGGCTCCGCACCTCATAGTGCAGCAGCAGAAGAAGCAGCCGCCGCAGGTCGGCAGAGGAAGCCCGGCGTCCAGACTCCGGGCCGGGTACTCTCCTGCCACGGCTTCCGACGAAAGCACGGAGGATTCTTCATCCGAGATCTACACCGGAAAACAG GAAAAGCCTGCGTCGTCCCCACTGTCCAAGCCACGCAGAGCTCAGCCACGCGCCGACGACGGCGCCcgcccctctccggagccctcgAG GTCCCCGATGGGCGGCGACGCCGAGCTGTCGCGGCACCAGCAGCAGGCGGCGACGACGCCCAAGGACTTCGTGTGCCCGATCACAAGCCAGGTCTTCGACGACCCCGTCACGCTCGAGACCGGCCAGACGTACGAGCGCCGCGCCATacaggagtggctcgaccgcggcAACGCCACCTGCCCCATCACGCGCCAGCACCTCCACGGCGGCAGCCTCCCCAAGACCAACTACGTCCTCAAGCGCCTCATCGCCGGCTGGCGCGAGCAGAGCCCGCCCGCCACGCCGATCACGCCCCCCACGCCCGCCACGCCCGCGGTGCCGAGAACGCCCGCGACCGCGAGGATGGAAAGCCCGGCCCCCGCGTTCAAGATCAACTCGCCGTCCCCGGACGCCACCGGCAGCCAGGCGAGCGCGCCGTCGCCGACCAGCGTCATCGTGCAGGCCACGGTGGAGAGCGCCGTCGGCGAGCTCCGCGCCGCGGTGTCCTGCCTCTGCACGTCCGAGGAGCTGGCCGAGTCGGAGAAGTCGGTCCTCAGGATCGAGCGGCTCTGGCGCGAGGCCGGCGCCGCCGAGCAGGCCTTCTTCTCCGCGCTGGCCAAGCCCGCCGTCATCAACGGCTtcgtggagatcctcttcaactccGTCAGCGCGCAGGTGCTGCAGGTGGCCGTCTTCCTCCTCGCCGAGCTCGCCTCCCGCGACGACGGCGTCGTGCAGACGCTCACGCGGGTGGACACCGACGTGGACTGCCTGGTCGCGCTGTTCAAGAAAGGGCTCGTCGAGGCCGTCgtgctcatcttcctcctgtctCCTTCCGTGGAGCAGCTCGTTGAGATGGACATGGGCGAAGCGCTGGTGGCAACCATCCGGCGAGCCGATGAGGCAGACGCGCTCAACATGTGCGTCAAGCCCAAGTCCGCGTCAGTGATCCTCCTGAGCCAGATTCTCACAGAATCAGGCGTCAGCCGGGAGAGCACGCCGCCGGTGCCGAGGTCCTCTCTGGTGTCTGAGAGGTTCGTTAGGAGCACGGCGCTGGTCTTGGAGGCCGAGCAGGTGGAGGTAAGGGTGGCCGCAATGAGGATCCTGATGCGATGCATCGGGGAAGACGGCCACTGCCGGAGCAGCATCGTGGAGAAGCTGGCGGTGAACGCCGTCCTAGACGCCTTCCACGTCGTCGGCGACGCCGACAAGTTCGAAATCGTGCGGTTCCTCTCCGAGCTTCTGAAGCTGAAAAG GCGATCGGCCGCGGAACGTGTGCTTCGGGCGATCAAAGAGGGGAGCTCCTTCAGCATGATGCACACGCTCCTCGTGTATCTGCAGTCCACGACGCCGGAGCAGAGCCCCGTCGTTGCCGGACTTCTTCTTCAGCTCGATCTCTTG GTGGAGCCGAGGAAGATAAGCATGTACCGCGAGGAGGCGATGGACAGCCTCGTGCAGTGCCTCAAGAACTCGGATTTCCCGAGGAGCCAGCTCCTCGCCGCCGAGACCATCATGAACCTCCCCGGAAAGTTCTCGTCGTCGGGGCGGCCGCTCGCCCGGTCGGCCCTGCTGAAGCTCGCCAGGGTGAAGGAGAGGTACCGGCAGTCGCAGGAGCTGAGCGTCGTTCGTGGCACCGACGGCGCCGAGGACGACGCCGCCGGGGAGGAGAAGGCGGCGTCGGAGTGGGAGAGGAAGACGGCCTACGCGCTGGTGAGCCACGAGTTCGGGCTGGTGCTGGAGGCCCTGTCCGAGTGCCTGGAGAGCAAGAACGCGGAGCTGTTCGCGGCGAGCCTCGTGTGCGCGGCATGGCTCGTCCACATGCTCTCCCTCCTCCCGGACACCGGCGTGCTCGGCGCCGCGCGTGTCTGCCTGCTCCGGCAGCTTGTGCTCGTCCTCAGGTCCGCCAAGCACGGCAGCGACCGCGCCCTCGCCATGGTGGCGCTGAGGAGCTTCATGAACGACCGCG AGGGAATGCAAGACATCACGACGTACATCAAGGACGTGCTGAGAACACTGAGGGAGCTCAAGAAATCGTCCGGCCTAGCGTTCGAGATGCTGAAGCTACTGTCAGATGGTCAGGAGTCTAGCATC GACATGTGGAACCACAAGGAGCTGAACAACGCCGACTGCAGCTCGAACGGCGAGGTCACGTCGATCGTTTACTACAAGAGCTACATCTTCTCCGGGCACTCTGATGGAACACTAAAG GTCTGGGAGGGAAGCGAGAACATCCTTCGGCTCGTCCAGGAATCCCAGGAGCACGCGAAAGCCATCACCAGCTTGTCAATCCTGCCTTCGGAGGAGAAGCTGTACAGCGGATCCATGGACAGAACTATCAGG GTTTGGCAGTTCCGGGACGGCCTCCGGTGCGCGGAGGTGTACGACACGAGGGACCCCGTGCAGAACCTGGCGGTGGCGAGCGCCATGGCCTGCTTCGTGCCGCAGGGCGCCGGCGTGAAGACGCTGAGCTGGAACGGCGGCACCCCCAAGGTGCTGAACCCGAGCAAGTCCGTGCGGTCCATGGCGCTGGTGCACGGCAAGCTCTTCTGCGGCTGCAACGACGGCAGCATCCAGGAGATCGACCTGGCCAGCGGCACGCTGGGCGTCATCCAGCCCGGGAACAAGAGGATCCTCGGCAAGTCCAACCCGGTCTACTCCCTGCAGGTCCACGACGGGCTGCTCTACACCGGGAGCACCCCTCTCGACGGCGCGTCCGTCAAG ATATGGAACAGCTCGAACTACAACCTGGTTGGGTCGATACCGTCGGCGGCGGAGGTGCGGTCACTGGTGGTGAGCGCGGACCTGGTGTACCTGGGCTCAAGGAACGGCGCCGTGGAGATCTGGTCCAGGGAGAAGCTCATCAAGATCGGCGCTCTTCAGGCCGGCGGCGCCGGCTGCCGGGTCCAGTGCATGGCGGTGGACGCCGACGGGGACGTCCTCGTCGTCGGAACGTCTGACGGCAAAATTCAG GCTTGGGGATTGACTTGA